From the Streptomyces pluripotens genome, one window contains:
- a CDS encoding TIGR02611 family protein, translated as MNTGSDEPGEVAVAVNKMKARQHERTGHRLGSRAPEFIKARRVLHLSWQVGVFLVGLAVVGVGIIMLPLPGPGWVVIFGGMAIWATEFVWAQLVLRWTKRKVTEAAQRALDPRVRRRNIALTATGLVIVGVLVGVYLWKFGLVMPWKIQGQ; from the coding sequence ATGAATACGGGGAGTGACGAGCCGGGCGAGGTCGCCGTGGCAGTGAACAAGATGAAGGCGCGGCAGCACGAGCGGACCGGGCACAGGCTCGGATCCAGGGCGCCGGAATTCATCAAGGCTCGCCGGGTCCTGCACCTGAGCTGGCAGGTCGGCGTGTTCCTGGTCGGCCTGGCGGTCGTCGGCGTCGGCATCATCATGTTGCCCCTGCCAGGGCCCGGCTGGGTGGTGATCTTCGGTGGCATGGCGATCTGGGCGACCGAGTTCGTCTGGGCCCAGCTGGTGCTGCGCTGGACCAAACGCAAGGTCACCGAAGCGGCCCAGCGGGCTCTCGACCCCAGGGTGCGCCGCCGCAACATCGCCCTCACCGCGACCGGCCTGGTGATCGTCGGAGTGCTGGTCGGGGTCTACCTCTGGAAGTTCGGGCTCGTCATGCCGTGGAAGATCCAGGGCCAGTGA
- a CDS encoding SsgA family sporulation/cell division regulator, translating to MNTTVSCELHLRLVVSSESSLPVPAGLRYDTADPYAVHATFHTGAEETVEWVFARDLLAEGLHRPTGTGDVRVWPSRSHGQGVVCIALSSPEGEALLEAPARALESFLKRTDAAVPPGTEHRHFDLDQELSHILAES from the coding sequence ATGAACACCACGGTCAGCTGCGAGCTGCACCTGCGCCTCGTTGTGTCGAGCGAGTCCTCCCTGCCTGTCCCCGCAGGCCTGCGGTATGACACGGCCGACCCCTACGCCGTGCACGCCACCTTCCACACCGGAGCCGAAGAGACCGTCGAGTGGGTGTTCGCCCGCGACCTCCTCGCCGAGGGGCTCCACCGGCCCACCGGCACCGGCGACGTCCGCGTCTGGCCGTCCCGCAGTCATGGTCAGGGCGTCGTGTGCATCGCCCTCAGCTCCCCTGAGGGGGAAGCCTTGCTCGAAGCCCCGGCGCGGGCCCTGGAGTCCTTCCTGAAGCGAACCGACGCCGCCGTGCCCCCAGGCACGGAGCACCGGCACTTCGATCTGGATCAGGAGCTGTCGCACATCCTGGCGGAAAGCTAG
- a CDS encoding GNAT family N-acetyltransferase, protein MTTTLRPSEPLQQHPDGTRSRRYRVCVNSRPVGEIHLGTSPALGAAGARILDLRIAEPDRRRGRGTVAALTAEEVARSWGCTQIDAVVPVGAEAALRLFTALGYTLRNRGMEKRLAAVPPELPPGSRARPMTGAEFDEWQEHESEQYTREWIARGVPEATARAKARDDHEMLLPDGLATDGMLFSVLEHEGVRVGTLWVALQDAGAFIFTVETATDRRGQGHGRALMLLAERQAIEAGRQVLGLNVFAGNTPAERLYASLGYRTVNRSLAKPLG, encoded by the coding sequence ATGACCACGACCCTGCGGCCGAGCGAGCCGCTGCAGCAGCACCCCGACGGTACCCGTTCCCGCCGCTACCGGGTGTGCGTCAACAGCCGACCGGTAGGCGAGATCCACCTCGGCACCTCACCGGCCCTCGGCGCCGCGGGGGCCCGCATCCTCGACCTGCGGATCGCCGAACCGGACCGGCGGCGCGGCCGGGGCACGGTGGCCGCGCTCACCGCGGAGGAGGTAGCGCGCAGCTGGGGTTGCACGCAGATCGACGCCGTGGTTCCCGTCGGCGCCGAGGCGGCGCTGCGGCTGTTCACCGCACTCGGTTACACCCTGCGCAACCGCGGCATGGAGAAGCGCCTCGCCGCCGTCCCGCCCGAACTGCCGCCGGGGAGCAGGGCGCGGCCCATGACCGGCGCCGAGTTCGACGAGTGGCAGGAGCACGAGAGCGAGCAGTACACGCGGGAGTGGATTGCGCGTGGCGTCCCCGAGGCCACGGCCCGCGCCAAGGCGCGCGACGACCACGAGATGCTGCTGCCCGACGGGCTGGCCACCGACGGCATGCTCTTCAGCGTCCTGGAGCACGAAGGGGTCCGGGTGGGCACCCTGTGGGTGGCCCTGCAGGACGCCGGGGCGTTCATCTTCACCGTCGAGACCGCCACGGACCGTCGGGGCCAGGGGCACGGCCGTGCACTGATGTTGCTGGCGGAACGCCAGGCGATCGAGGCCGGGCGGCAGGTCCTCGGCCTCAATGTGTTCGCCGGCAACACCCCGGCCGAGCGGCTCTACGCGTCACTCGGCTACCGGACGGTGAACCGCTCCCTCGCCAAGCCGCTGGGGTGA
- a CDS encoding chorismate-binding protein, which yields MLHHPPGPPSRLSPLARFGDRIATGLLDVTSDPAALDSTGFWAVCADFEGRLTCARFADVREEPVPAPVRGGWRGPAAGDWTSSLDRSAYTAGVRRIREHIAAGEVYQANLCRVLSAPIAADADVDALTALLARGNPAPYAGTIRLPGRGVEIATASPELFLRRRGRTVESGPIKGTGRTEADLLEKDYAENVMIVDLVRNDLGRVCATGTVTVPDLCVVEKHPGLVHLVSTVRGELRDGAGWTELLAAAFPPGSVTGAPKSSALRIIEALETVPRGPYCGGIGWVDADRGTAELAVGIRTFWIDREAGALRFGTGAGITWGSDPEGEWRETELKASRLLAVASGAFEEYGADGTRGPGTGEGALA from the coding sequence GTGCTTCACCACCCTCCCGGCCCGCCGTCGCGGCTTTCTCCACTGGCCCGCTTCGGCGACCGCATCGCCACCGGACTACTCGACGTCACCAGCGACCCCGCCGCACTGGACTCCACCGGCTTCTGGGCCGTCTGCGCGGACTTCGAGGGCCGCCTCACCTGTGCCCGCTTCGCCGACGTACGGGAGGAGCCGGTGCCCGCACCGGTGCGCGGTGGCTGGCGGGGTCCGGCGGCGGGGGACTGGACCTCCTCCTTGGACCGGTCCGCGTACACGGCGGGGGTCCGCCGGATCCGCGAGCACATCGCGGCCGGCGAGGTCTACCAGGCCAACCTCTGCCGCGTGCTCAGCGCGCCGATTGCCGCCGACGCCGACGTGGACGCCCTGACCGCGCTGCTGGCCCGAGGCAACCCGGCACCGTACGCCGGGACGATCCGCCTGCCGGGGCGGGGGGTGGAGATCGCCACCGCTTCGCCCGAGCTGTTCCTGCGACGGCGCGGCCGGACCGTGGAGTCGGGACCGATCAAGGGCACCGGGCGTACCGAGGCGGACCTCCTGGAGAAGGACTACGCCGAGAACGTGATGATCGTGGACCTGGTCCGCAACGACCTCGGGCGCGTCTGTGCGACCGGCACCGTGACCGTGCCCGACCTGTGTGTCGTCGAGAAGCACCCGGGCCTGGTCCACCTGGTGTCCACGGTCCGCGGTGAACTGCGCGACGGAGCCGGGTGGACCGAACTCCTGGCGGCCGCCTTCCCGCCCGGCTCGGTCACCGGGGCACCGAAGTCGAGCGCGCTCAGGATCATCGAGGCGCTGGAGACGGTCCCGCGCGGGCCGTACTGCGGGGGCATCGGCTGGGTGGACGCCGACCGAGGTACCGCTGAGCTGGCCGTCGGAATCCGCACCTTTTGGATCGACCGGGAGGCCGGTGCACTGCGTTTCGGCACCGGCGCCGGCATCACCTGGGGCTCGGACCCCGAGGGCGAGTGGCGGGAGACGGAGCTGAAGGCATCAAGGCTGCTCGCGGTAGCGTCAGGGGCGTTTGAGGAATACGGGGCGGACGGAACGCGTGGGCCGGGAACCGGGGAAGGAGCGCTGGCATGA
- a CDS encoding aminotransferase class IV, with product MTIWLDGGLRDVETARVSVFDHGLTVGDGIFETVKAVDGRPFALTRHLDRLTRSARGLGLPDPDRGEVREACAAVLEANPMPLGRLRITYTGGHGPLGSDRGGHGPTLVVAVGETTRRPDSTAVITVPWTRNERGALTGLKTTSYAENVVALARAHQHGASEALFGNTVGQLCEGTGSNVFVVLDGEIHTPPITSGCLAGITRALTIEWTGAKEIDLPLDVLDRADEVFLTSTLRDVQGVHRADDRELPGAPGPVTTDAMRIFDERSGADLDP from the coding sequence ATGACGATCTGGCTGGACGGCGGACTGCGGGACGTGGAAACCGCCCGCGTCTCCGTCTTCGATCACGGGCTGACCGTCGGAGACGGCATCTTCGAGACGGTGAAGGCGGTCGACGGCAGGCCGTTCGCGCTCACTCGACACCTCGACCGGCTGACCCGTTCGGCCCGGGGCCTCGGCCTGCCCGACCCCGACCGCGGCGAGGTCCGTGAGGCCTGTGCGGCCGTCCTGGAAGCGAACCCGATGCCGCTCGGCCGGCTCCGGATCACCTACACCGGCGGTCACGGTCCGCTCGGCTCCGACCGCGGTGGGCACGGCCCGACCCTGGTCGTCGCCGTCGGTGAGACCACCCGCCGTCCGGACTCCACCGCGGTGATCACCGTGCCGTGGACCCGCAATGAGCGCGGCGCTCTCACCGGCCTGAAGACGACCTCCTACGCCGAGAACGTGGTCGCTCTGGCGCGTGCCCACCAACACGGTGCCTCCGAGGCCCTGTTCGGCAACACGGTGGGACAGCTCTGCGAAGGCACCGGGTCCAACGTCTTCGTCGTCCTGGACGGCGAGATCCACACCCCACCGATCACCTCCGGCTGCCTTGCGGGCATCACCCGCGCCCTGACGATCGAGTGGACGGGCGCCAAGGAGATCGACCTGCCGCTGGATGTCCTGGATCGGGCCGACGAGGTGTTCTTGACCTCCACCTTGCGGGACGTCCAGGGCGTGCACCGGGCCGACGACCGGGAACTGCCCGGCGCTCCGGGCCCGGTGACCACCGACGCGATGCGGATCTTCGACGAGCGGTCCGGGGCGGACCTGGACCCCTGA
- a CDS encoding CGNR zinc finger domain-containing protein: MLITHDTRCALDTVVDLVNTAPEDDATDGLSDVPALVNFVRTHQISDVGVLSDFDLSAVRRARGRFAAIFAAPDARSAAGLINELVAAAGTTPRLTDHDGYDWHVHYFAPGASVADHIAADCGMALAFFVVAGEQERLRRCEAPDCRRAFVDLSRNRSRRYCDSRTCGNRLHVAAYRARRKEAAG, from the coding sequence GTGCTGATCACCCACGACACCCGGTGCGCCCTCGATACCGTGGTGGATCTGGTGAACACCGCGCCGGAGGACGACGCGACGGACGGACTGTCCGATGTCCCGGCTCTTGTGAACTTCGTACGAACGCACCAAATCAGTGATGTCGGCGTGCTGTCGGACTTCGACCTCTCGGCGGTGCGCAGGGCCCGGGGGCGGTTCGCGGCGATCTTCGCAGCCCCGGACGCCCGGTCCGCCGCCGGATTGATCAACGAGTTGGTCGCCGCGGCGGGCACCACACCGCGCCTGACGGACCACGACGGCTACGACTGGCACGTCCACTACTTCGCGCCCGGTGCATCCGTGGCCGACCACATCGCCGCCGACTGCGGCATGGCCCTTGCCTTCTTCGTGGTGGCCGGGGAGCAGGAACGACTGCGGCGCTGCGAGGCACCAGACTGTCGGCGCGCCTTCGTCGATCTTTCCCGCAACCGTTCGCGCCGCTACTGTGACAGCCGCACCTGCGGTAACCGCCTGCATGTCGCCGCCTACCGGGCCAGGCGCAAGGAAGCGGCAGGCTGA
- a CDS encoding DsbA family protein, whose translation MSDSSPAHADVVVLDLWCELQCPDCRSALDDVRALRARYGDRLELRLRHFPLEKHKHAFAAAQAAEEALEQGQGWPYVEAVLDRVEELDRTGEPFLVEVARELGLDTEEFDTALIDGRHILIVDADQAEGKAIGVTGTPTYVIGGERLDGGKSQKGLRERIEEIADRLLDERGA comes from the coding sequence ATGAGCGACTCCTCCCCCGCACACGCCGATGTCGTCGTCCTCGACCTCTGGTGTGAACTGCAGTGCCCCGACTGCCGCAGCGCCCTGGACGACGTACGCGCCCTGCGCGCCCGCTACGGCGACCGGCTGGAGCTCCGCCTCAGGCACTTCCCGCTGGAGAAGCACAAGCACGCCTTCGCCGCCGCCCAGGCCGCCGAGGAGGCACTGGAACAGGGCCAGGGCTGGCCGTACGTGGAGGCCGTGCTCGACCGGGTCGAGGAGCTGGACCGGACCGGGGAACCCTTCCTGGTCGAGGTGGCCCGCGAACTCGGGCTGGACACCGAGGAATTCGACACCGCGCTGATTGACGGCCGGCACATCCTGATCGTTGACGCCGACCAGGCCGAAGGCAAGGCGATCGGTGTGACCGGAACCCCGACATACGTCATCGGGGGCGAGCGCCTCGATGGTGGCAAGAGCCAGAAGGGGCTGCGCGAGCGGATCGAGGAGATCGCGGACCGACTGCTGGACGAGCGGGGTGCCTGA